GAGGTTATCAGGTTATGTCGGGTTTCGGCTGTACCGTTGACAGCCCAGGTGGTATCGATTTCAGGAACAATAGCTTGCTTTGGGAACTCAAGGGACTCAATCATCTGCCCGAGCACACCATCTGCAAGTACCACAACGGGGTTTCTGTACTTGAAAGCAAGCTCAAAAGCTTTCATAGTAAAGTCGCACATCTCCTGCACTGAATTCGGGGCAAGCACTATATTTTTGTAGTTTCCGTGCCCCCCGCCTTTTACCACCTGATTATAGTCCGCCTGTTCAGGTCCTATGTTCCCCAAGCCTGGACCTGCCCTCATAACATCTACAAGTACGCAGGGAAGCTCGGCACCGGCAAGGTAGGAAAGCCCTTCCTGCATCAGGCTAATTCCAGGGCCTGAAGAAGCTGTCATAACCCTGTGCCCTGCTGACGCCCCTCCGTAGACCATGTTAATGGCCGACTCTTCGGATTCAGCCTGAACGAATTTCCTGCCTACTTTAGGGAAATATTTGGACGCATCATGCAGAATTTCACTTGCCGGAGTAATCGGGTATCCGAAGAAACAATCACATCCTGCATAGAGTGCCCCGACGATTACTGCGGAGTTACCTTTCATGAGTCGTGTTGCCATATTTTTCCTCCTTTTCTGCCTTATTCCGCTTCCTCAATTTTCAGGGGGATATGAATCTCGATTGCAAGCGGTTCTGGGCAGGTATAATAACAATTCGCGCAGCCTGAGCAGCCCTCTCCTTTGTATTCCACATAATGGTAGCCCCG
The Methanosarcina thermophila TM-1 genome window above contains:
- a CDS encoding 4Fe-4S dicluster domain-containing protein, producing the protein MPKDDKKEAYPVINTLECKACGRCLLACPKDVLFMSENLNSRGYHYVEYKGEGCSGCANCYYTCPEPLAIEIHIPLKIEEAE
- a CDS encoding 3-methyl-2-oxobutanoate dehydrogenase subunit VorB codes for the protein MATRLMKGNSAVIVGALYAGCDCFFGYPITPASEILHDASKYFPKVGRKFVQAESEESAINMVYGGASAGHRVMTASSGPGISLMQEGLSYLAGAELPCVLVDVMRAGPGLGNIGPEQADYNQVVKGGGHGNYKNIVLAPNSVQEMCDFTMKAFELAFKYRNPVVVLADGVLGQMIESLEFPKQAIVPEIDTTWAVNGTAETRHNLITSIFLDFNELGRFNEKLQAKYELIRQNEVDYEEYLTEDASIVLVSYGISSRICRSAVDLSRQEGIKVGLFRPKTLFPFPEAPLKALADKGCSFISVEMSNGQMKDDIKLAISCSQPVELVNRMGGNLITLDQIMDKIRKIAGEA